A single region of the Kwoniella botswanensis chromosome 1, complete sequence genome encodes:
- a CDS encoding ATP-dependent Clp endopeptidase, proteolytic subunit ClpP: MSRIASSMLRQAAVAGPSRIVRSRNFGFIPTASPEQKLFPDQASNPVVRDSLVPIVVEQTARGERSYDIYSRLLRERVIFLGPVNSVDSTLLTAQLLFLEAEDPSRPIKLYINSPGGVVTSGLAIYDTMQYISPPVHTFCLGQAASMGSLLLAGGEKGHRYALKNSSVMIHQPSGGAQGQASDIALHAKEILRIRSALTDIYADHCTRPDEQRDTARERFEKALERDYFMTADEAVEFGIVDKIVTRRADGQIGEEEKK; this comes from the exons ATGTCAAGGATAGCCAGCTCAATGCTACGACAAGCCGCAGTTGCCGGTCCATCCAGGATAGTCAGGTCGAGGAACTTCGGATTCATACCGACAGCCTCTCCCGAGCAAAAGCTGTTCCCTGATCAAGCTTCGAATCCTGTAGTTCGAGATAGTCTGGTACCGATTGTTGTCGAGCAAACT gctagaggtgaaagaagCTATGATATATATTCGAGACTGTTGAGGGAACGAGTGATATTCTTGGGACCG GTAAATTCTGTCGATTCTACCCTCTTAACCGCCCAACTCCTGTTCctcgaagctgaagatcccTCTCGACCCATCAAGTTGtacatcaactcaccaggAGGAGTGGTGACTTCCGGATTGGCGATATACGATACCATGCAATATATATCTCCACCTGTACATACATTCTGTTTGGGTCAGGCGGCAAGTATGGGTAGTTTGCTCTTAGCTGGTGGAGAGAAAGGCCATAGATATGCATTGAAGAATAGTAGTGTTATGATACATC AACCATCCGGCGGAGCCCAAGGCCAAGCTTCCGACATTGCTCTGCATGCCAAGGAGATCTTACGTATTCGATCAGCCTTGACCGACATATATGCCGATCACTGTACGAGGCCTGACGAACAGAGGGATACTGCCAGAGAAAGATTCGAAAAGGCATTAGAGAGGGATTATTTTATGACTGCGGATGAGGCTGTGGAATTTGGGATTGTAGATAAGATAGTGACACGTAGGGCGGATGGGCAGAtaggtgaggaagagaagaagtag
- a CDS encoding acetolactate synthase, small subunit: MSARAITSSLRGRAFRAVRYSSTTAPAQAAKTPAPPKPIDDSTSALDYKIHKTARRLPHLVTPNPRTPSAEEAVTNILYNTPPPSNEPYKRHLLNCLVQNEPGVLSRVSGILAGRGFNIDSLVVCQTEIRDLSRMCIVLKGQDGVIEQARRQLEDLVPVWAVLDYTKTSVIERELLLAKVSILGPEFADAQLNNSSVPDQSFENALEHQSAPSFVPAEGSQDSASQKLQREQALARSFEESSGEQSQSSIGNQLYPTRRSEISPSEALIAKNLHLSAIKTLSDQFSGKVVDVSENSCIVELTAKSSRIDAFLSLMRPFGVLEAARSGVMVLPRTPIPRYGEEEDAVAEKEEVDLSMLPPG; this comes from the exons ATGTCGGCCAGAGCTATAACTTCCTCCTTGAGGGGACGAGCTTTCAGAGCTGTCAGGTATTCATCGACCACCGCCCCAGCTCAAGCTGCTAAGactcctgctcctcctaAACCCATTGATGACAGTACGAGTGCTTTGGATT ACAAAATCCACAAGACAGCTCGAAGACTCCCTCATCTCGTCACCCCCAATCCCCGAACACCCTCTGCCGAAGAGGCAGTGACCAACATCTTGTACAACACACCGCCTCCTTCTAATGAGCCTTACAAGAG ACACTTGCTCAACTGCCTGGTCCAAAATGAACCGGGTGTGCTTTCGAGAGTATCTGGTATCTTAGCCGGAAGAGGATTCAACATTG ACTCCCTCGTCGTATGTCAAACTGAGATTAGAGATCTATCAAGAATGTGTATCGTCTTGAAAGGTCAGGACGGAGTGATTGAACAAGCCAGAAGGCAATTAGAGGATTTG GTCCCCGTCTGGGCAGTATTAGATTACACCAAAACCTCAGTAATCGAGCGAGAGTTACTCCTAGCGAAAGTTTCAATTCTCGGACCTGAATTCGCCGACGCTCAACTAAACAACTCATCTGTCCCCGACCAATCGTTCGAGAACGCTTTAGAACACCAATCTGCTCCATCATTTGTTCCTGCCGAAGGCTCACAAGATAGTGCAAGTCAGAAATTACAGAGGGAACAAGCATTAGCTAGATCATTTGAAGAATCTTCAGGCgaacaatcacaatcatcGATAGGAAATCAACTTTATCCTACTAGAAGATCTGAGATCTCTCCATCAGAAGCATTAATAGCGAAAAACCTTCatttatcagctatcaagACTCTCTCCGATCAGTTCAGCGGTAAAGTAGTAGACGTTTCGGAGAATAGTTGTATTGTCGAATTGACTGCGAAATCATCAAGGATCGATGCGtttttgagcttgatgagACCATTTGGAGTACTTGAGGCTGCTAGATCAG GTGTTATGGTCCTTCCTCGAACTCCCATCCCAAGgtatggtgaagaagaagatgccgtagctgagaaagaggaagttgattTGTCCATGTTACCTCCTGGATAA